From Helicoverpa armigera isolate CAAS_96S chromosome 17, ASM3070526v1, whole genome shotgun sequence, one genomic window encodes:
- the LOC110373832 gene encoding uncharacterized protein LOC110373832, translating to MVLWFFIALTAADLDSDGYGFFNNGCPKDTSIDKYLPHEKCDQFYQCYHGTLIPRFCPSGLQFNADLERCDWYQDKKCLTKREESETRSDPFEELDSNNPNHAVLICAIKDSNGVMIVHENCDQFYKCSYGKPVSLKCAPELLYNPVNEKCDQAQSVECGERIIPEKETISPSMEISVRRKKHYNAQPVPSIDDIEARKSYAKLARAICSSKRSKGILLAHEYCNKYYKCKRGKAVGLKCPSNLLFNPFKERCDMPRNVNCKERITVDEKYTKYVSTRYDDNSNNNEENEISVSDDNNATLICSVANSNGALIAHERCNQFYKCTNGSPVTLTCPGNLLFNLEKKNCDWIKNVYCGERTLDSDGNDLDSSTPRIFNGVPSEPSQVMALCTAEGSDSMLLAHKRCNQFYKCQDSRAVEKTCPGNLLYSIEKEYCDWPTFVECGQRTKPDSPNSAEVDDNTIESGSGSGHSQGEPKPSQAIQATSICASKNTEGMLIPHENCNQFYKCYEGKPIPLFCQLNLFYNPLKEYCDWPHNVNCGTRVVPVNTKTNYEEEAYDSNLPCSGITNGHILPHENCSQFYKCVNGQTYPMDCPPGLYFNAILKYCDWPVNVDCGERYTEVQVNKHGVSRRALSLKMIS from the coding sequence aTGGTGCTGTggttttttattgctttaactGCGGCTGACTTAGACAGTGACGGATATGGTTTCTTCAACAATGGATGTCCAAAAGACACtagtatagataaatacttGCCTCATGAAAAAtgtgaccagttttaccaatgTTATCACGGAACTTTGATTCCGAGGTTCTGTCCATCTGGGCTACAATTTAACGCTGATCTAGAAAGATGCGATTGGTaccaagataaaaagtgtcttACGAAAAGAGAAGAATCAGAAACTCGCTCAGATCCGTTTGAGGAACTAGATAGCAATAATCCTAACCATGCGGTACTAATATGCGCAATTAAAGATTCGAACGGCGTTATGATAGTTCATGAAAACTGTGATCAGTTTTACAAATGTTCATATGGTAAGCCAGTATCATTGAAATGTGCACCAGAACTTTTATATAACCCTGTAAATGAAAAATGTGACCAAGCGCAAAGTGTGGAGtgtggtgaaagaattattccaGAGAAAGAAACTATCAGTCCATCTATGGAAATATCAGTTAggagaaaaaaacattataatgcACAGCCTGTTCCATCTATCGATGACATTGAAGCCAGAAAATCTTATGCCAAACTTGCTAGGGCTATATGTTCATCTAAACGTTCGAAAGGTATTCTACTTGCTCACGAATATTGTAACAAGTACTATAAGTGCAAACGTGGAAAAGCAGTAGGTTTAAAATGTCCATCAAATTTGTTGTTCAACCCCTTCAAAGAACGTTGTGACATGCCTCGGAACGTTAACTGCAAAGAGAGAATTACTGTTGATGAGAAATATACCAAGTATGTTAGTACACGTTACGATGATAATAGCAACAACaatgaagaaaatgaaatatCTGTCAGTGATGATAATAATGCAACTTTAATATGTTCGGTCGCAAATTCTAATGGAGCGTTAATTGCCCATGAGAGGTGCAATCAATTCTACAAATGTACCAACGGGTCTCCAGTTACTTTGACTTGCCCGggaaatcttttatttaacttagaaAAAAAGAACTGTGATTGGATAAAGAATGTATACTGTGGTGAAAGGACATTAGATAGCGATGGAAATGATTTGGATAGTAGTACACCTCGAATATTCAATGGTGTCCCTAGTGAGCCCAGCCAAGTTATGGCTCTTTGTACCGCTGAGGGTTCTGATAGCATGCTGCTTGCCCATAAACGTTGTAATCAGTTTTACAAATGTCAGGATAGCCGTGCGGTTGAGAAAACCTGTCCTGGTAATCTGCTGTACAGTATAGAAAAAGAATATTGTGATTGGCCAACTTTCGTCGAATGTGGTCAAAGGACGAAGCCTGATAGTCCCAATAGTGCCGAAGTTGACGATAATACTATCGAAAGTGGTAGTGGTTCAGGCCATAGTCAGGGTGAGCCTAAGCCTAGTCAAGCTATTCAAGCAACTTCAATTTGCGCGAGTAAAAATACTGAAGGAATGTTAATACCTCATGAAAATTGTAATCAATTCTACAAGTGCTATGAAGGTAAACCGATTCCTTTATTTTGCCAATTGAATCTCTTTTACAACCCTTTAAAGGAATACTGTGATTGGCCGCATAACGTGAACTGTGGTACCAGGGTGGTGCCAGtaaataccaaaacaaattaTGAAGAAGAAGCATATGATTCTAATTTGCCGTGTTCTGGCATCACCAATGGACATATACTTCCTCACGAGAATTGCAGTCAGTTTTATAAATGTGTGAATGGTCAAACATACCCCATGGACTGTCCGCCAGGTCTTTACTTTAACGCCATTCTAAAGTACTGTGACTGGCCTGTGAATGTAGACTGTGGGGAACGTTACACAGAAGTGCAAGTTAATAAACATGGAGTATCACGTAGAGCCCTTAGCCTTAAGATGATTTCTTAA